GTTCAATAaaccactgaactatatgtttagcaGGTTTCTAACCCTGttcatggaggacacaagaaaatgtatatacgCTGGAtaccattgtaaatgtgtggccacgtctgtgataacaaataatataacaaatcaaatataacaatataacatatAACACGTGTTCACCAcaaactcctccttcctcctcttctccTTATGCAGCAAACACTGATAAGTAAAGTAAAGACATGGCTTTTCATCTAGTATTGCTGTTATTGAAAGTTTAAAAGGCTTTAGACTGACCTTCAAAGTTTCCTCTGTCTAAAAACATAGATTGGAACATTACGAGCATAAATTGTCTCCAAAACACACTGTCAATCCAGGTCTGTCGATGGCACAGGAAGTTGTCAACATCCCAGGTCTCATGCAGCATCCCACTAACGGTCATCCTCCCCACCAACATCCATTTAACGGTCATCCTCCCAACCAAAATCCCAGTAACGGTCATCCTCCCAGCCAGTAACAGTCATCCTCCCCCGTCACCTTGAAGCCAGTGGGACACCAGTCGACGAACTGGATGGTCCTCTTGGTCTTGATGGAGGCGATGGCGGCGTTGACGTCCTTGGGGACGACGTCGCCCCGGTACAGCATGCAGCACGCCATGTACTTCCCGTGGCGAGGGTCACACTTCACCATCTgatcaaacacaaacacctcACCAATTGTCTTAACAATCTCGTATATCCAGACATCGAGATTAATCTTGATACTCACAAGAAAAATTATGTTAACCGAAATTATGCATTCAGATATGTTCATTATCAATAAAGCTACCGTGCCTACCTTTCACATATATCATAGTAATGAACTATACTGAATCTCAGTTTCATAGCTTATAGATAACTGTAGCCAAAGACCTGCCGGTGGGCAAGACGACTGACCTGGTTGGCGGGCTCGAAGCAGGCGTTGGTGATCTCCGCCACGGACAGCTGCTCGTGGTAGGCCTTCTCGGCGGAGATCACAGGGGCGTAAGTGGCCAGTGGGAAGTGGATGCGAGGGTAGGGCACCAGGTTGGTCTGGAATTCGGTTAAGTCCACGTTGAGGGCGCCATCAAACCTACCAGGACACAGacgaggtggtcaggggcgtgcgaCAGCTGCTGAACTCATCATTTGTTTTCAACTTGAACTAAGCAAAAATATAAGCGTATTCGGCATCTTTTTAACACAAAAGGTATACTGTTTGCCAGCTTATATACGGTACCTGAGGGAAGCGGTTATGGAGGAGACAATCTGGCCAATGAGTCTGTTGAGGTTAGTGTAGGTGGGGCGCTCAATGTCCAGGTTCCTGCGACAGATGTCATAAATGGCTTCGTTATCCACCATGAATGCGCAGTCAGAGTGCTCCAACGTGGTGTGTGTCGTCAGGATGGAATTATAAGGCTCGACCACAGCTGTAGAGACCTGCATAATATGTTGGCTGAATTCTCAGTATTCAGTAGGCCTATagctaaaaaaaatatttatcatTAAAGCTAGTGACATAAATATTCAGATAGATAAATAGGTGTTACGGTTGATTTTGATTGTGAAAAACTTCACGGACATGGAATTATAACTACAGACTGGTCCTCTGCTTGACATTCTCTGAGCAGtataggccagggggggggggggggaggccgtgAGCGGCGCGGGACACTCACCTGCGGCGCGGGATAGATTGAGAACTCCAGTTTACTCTTCTTTCCATAGTCGACGGAGAGCCTTTCCATGAGCAAAGAGGTGAAGCCGGAGCCGGTGCCGCCGCCGAAGGAGTGGAAGATAAGGAAGCCCTGTAAACCGGTGCACTGGTCGGCTAACTTTCTGATGCGGTCCAGCACCAGGTCGACAATCTCCTTGCCGATGGTGTAGTGACCTCGGGCGTAGTTATTGGCGGCGTCCTCCTTGCCCGTGATGAGCTGCTCCGGGTGGAACAGTTGTCTGTACGTGCCCGTCCGCACCTCATCTGTGGAGTATCACTCAATCATcccatgtccaaccacttgggctggacggtagagcgacggtc
This genomic window from Procambarus clarkii isolate CNS0578487 chromosome 1, FALCON_Pclarkii_2.0, whole genome shotgun sequence contains:
- the LOC123764264 gene encoding tubulin alpha-1A chain; the protein is MRECISVHIGQAGVQIGNACWELYCLEHGIQPDGSMPSDKTIGGGDDSFNTFFSETGAGKHVPRAVFVDLEPTVVDEVRTGTYRQLFHPEQLITGKEDAANNYARGHYTIGKEIVDLVLDRIRKLADQCTGLQGFLIFHSFGGGTGSGFTSLLMERLSVDYGKKSKLEFSIYPAPQVSTAVVEPYNSILTTHTTLEHSDCAFMVDNEAIYDICRRNLDIERPTYTNLNRLIGQIVSSITASLRFDGALNVDLTEFQTNLVPYPRIHFPLATYAPVISAEKAYHEQLSVAEITNACFEPANQMVKCDPRHGKYMACCMLYRGDVVPKDVNAAIASIKTKRTIQFVDWCPTGFKVGINYQPPTVVPGADLAKVSRAVCMLSNTTAIAEAWARLDHKFDLMYAKRAFVHWYVGEGMEEGEFSEAREDLAALEKDYEEVGVDSTEAEDEEGGEEY